The Nitrospirota bacterium DNA window ACTGCCATAAGAGAGTTAAATCCGGCAAAAGTGAACTCGCTCATAGTATCGTATCCACCACAGATGGCTAAATCATAATTACCAGATCGGATAGAATTAAAGGCATAACCTATTGCATTGGTGCCGGAGGCACATGCATTGGAGAATACAAGAAAATCTCCCTTCAGTCCAAATTCTTTGAAGAGATTAATTGCCTGATTGTGTGCAAGGTAATCAGAAAGCAATGAAAGCCTCGCCATCTTCAATCCCCTTCCTATAACCTCTTTGTGGAATGCTTCTCCAGAAAGCATCCCTCCGAGGGTTGTGCCAACAGAAAGGAGCACAAATATGTCTTTTATGCTACCAATAATATTTGTATCTAAAAGCGCCTCTTTTGTTGCATGAATCAAGAGATGAGATGCCCTATCAAGCCTTGTCTTCTTTAAGTTGTTGACGGTAGTGGTAACGAACTCTTTTGCCTCACCGCCGCATTTCCCCCTGTATTTTGAGGTATCAAAAGATGTTATCTCCCCTATGCTGGATACGCCTGCTTTTGTTTTTTCCCAGTTTATCTTTTTACCTGCTCCATGGGCAGTAATGATACCCATCCCTGTTACAACAACCCTTCTATTCAAGGTAATTTGCGCCTCCATAATGCAGCGATATTTTTAAATCCGCCATAAAAATAACTTAATAATAATACAACAGCCAGAAAGATAATAAAAATTCC harbors:
- a CDS encoding beta-ketoacyl-[acyl-carrier-protein] synthase family protein; protein product: MNRRVVVTGMGIITAHGAGKKINWEKTKAGVSSIGEITSFDTSKYRGKCGGEAKEFVTTTVNNLKKTRLDRASHLLIHATKEALLDTNIIGSIKDIFVLLSVGTTLGGMLSGEAFHKEVIGRGLKMARLSLLSDYLAHNQAINLFKEFGLKGDFLVFSNACASGTNAIGYAFNSIRSGNYDLAICGGYDTMSEFTFAGFNSLMAVTPGLCKPFDKNRDGLVLGEGAGIMVLEELEHALKRNVRIFGEIVGYGESSDAYHMTSPEPTGMSAADAIKKALVDAGNPQIEYINAHGTGTKYNDVMEAKAIKIIFGDYGKSIPVSSIKPMIGHLLGGAGAVEAIVSLLSVIHKELPPNINYQTPDPECALNIVKEAVKSDIKNVLSNSFGFGGSNASIVIRKYPWEE